In Spiroplasma corruscae, the genomic stretch TTGGTAAAACTTTTTTTGCTAAAAAAATATTAGATAATTTAAAAAATGTTTATAATGAAATATTTATAAACCAAAATATAAAAAATTCTTTTTTCTATATTGATGTTCACAGATGAATTAGTGATATTGTTAATTCTTGAAAAAGTGAAAGTTATAATAGTTTTAAAGTGAAAACCAATGCAAATTTATTAATTTTAGACGATTTAGGTTCAGAGTTTTTTCATGAGAGCACATCTCAAAATATATTATCTCTTTTTGATGATAGATATAGTTATTTGGAAAGTTTTAATAGTGATGAAATAAAAAATATAACTATTATTACTTCTAATTATTCTTTGGATGAATTAAAAAATAAATATAAAAAGCTAGTTAAAGATGATGTTTTAGTAAATAGAATATTATCAAGAATTAATGGTTGTTTAAATTTGGAGGTTAAATTTATTGGTGAAGATAAAAGAAAATTTAATAAAGACTAAAATTTGTATGTGTAATATATAATTTTTTTGGATAGAGGTTTTTAATGAATATATTAGTTATTTTGGAGTCTCCAAACAAAGTAAAAAAAGTTAAAAAGTATTTAGAAGAATGTGATAAGAATAATAATTATTTTGTTGAAGCTTCGGTAGGTCATATTAGAGAAATTGATGATTGTGGAGAATATAGCATTGGAGTGAATTTTAACGATTGTTCAGTAAATTATATAATATCAAATGATAAAAAAAATGTAGTTAGAAATTTAACTGAAAAAGCAAAATTAGCTGAAATGATAATTTTAGCGACTGATCCTGATAGAGAAGGAGAAGTAATAGCTTGACATTTGAGTGAAATTTTAAAAAAACATTGTAACAATTTTAAGAGAATGAAGTTAAATGCAATTACTAAAGAAGAAGTTGAAAAAGAAATGAATAGACTTTGTCAAATTGATAAAAATTATGTAAATTCAGGAATAGCAAGATCAATATTAGATAAAACTTGTGGTTATATACTTTCTAGGGTTTTACAAGATAATCATATTGGCAATAGTGCTGGTAGGGTTCAAAGCGCAGTTTTACTGATTTTACATTTTAGAGAAGAAGCTATAAAAAATTTTGTGAAAGAGGAGTGATATACATTAATTGATGAAAATAAAATATTATTAAAAAATGTTGAAAAAGACAAAAAAAGGATTGATTTAAATAAAAATGCTTATATTGAAAAAAAATATA encodes the following:
- a CDS encoding ATP-binding protein, producing the protein MIKKIICNTDNVNDVKSLFNEIVSLKKNYGVFIFGQPGVGKTFFAKKILDNLKNVYNEIFINQNIKNSFFYIDVHRWISDIVNSWKSESYNSFKVKTNANLLILDDLGSEFFHESTSQNILSLFDDRYSYLESFNSDEIKNITIITSNYSLDELKNKYKKLVKDDVLVNRILSRINGCLNLEVKFIGEDKRKFNKD